The Beijerinckiaceae bacterium genome has a window encoding:
- a CDS encoding aldehyde dehydrogenase family protein, whose translation MTTDISEMPSRTAIENLLRDLGVPDQAVRQGDLVVRSPINGAEIAQLPSASEAEVERKIDAAHSAFLMWRAVPAPKRGELLRLFGVELRTHKTALGRLVSIESGKILQEGLGEVQEMIDICDFAVGLSRQLYGLTIATERPEHKMLETWHPLGVVGIISAFNFPVAVWAWNAALALVCGDTLLWKPSEKTLLSALACQSLLERAAAGLAFVPQGLSAILVGGPQLGEALVEDRRIPLVSATGSTRMGRAVAPRIAARFGRAILELGGNNGMIVAPSADLDLATRAVLFAAVGTAGQRCTTLRRLFVHESVYDHLIPRLKHAYSEVAIGNPLEAGTLVGPLIDRRAFEAMQTSLAEARNEGSVITGGERLLGNLWPAAYYARPALIEIERQTPLVCRETFAPILYVMRYRDLDEAIQRHNAVPQGLASSIFTNDLREAELFTSSMGSDCGIVNVNVGPSGAEIGGAFGGEKETGGGREAGSDVWKAYMRRATTTINYSRELPLAQGIRFDVPPA comes from the coding sequence ATGACCACCGATATTTCGGAAATGCCGAGCCGCACCGCCATTGAAAACCTTTTGCGAGACCTTGGCGTCCCGGATCAGGCCGTGCGGCAAGGCGACCTCGTCGTGCGCTCGCCCATAAACGGCGCCGAGATCGCGCAGCTGCCCTCGGCGTCGGAGGCCGAAGTCGAACGCAAAATCGACGCGGCTCATTCCGCGTTCCTGATGTGGCGGGCGGTTCCAGCCCCGAAACGGGGGGAGCTGCTGCGTCTGTTCGGCGTGGAACTTCGCACCCATAAGACTGCTCTCGGCCGGCTCGTGTCGATTGAATCCGGCAAGATCCTGCAAGAAGGCTTGGGCGAAGTGCAGGAGATGATCGACATCTGCGACTTTGCGGTCGGTTTATCGCGCCAGCTCTACGGGCTGACCATCGCGACCGAGCGTCCCGAACACAAGATGCTGGAGACCTGGCACCCGCTGGGCGTTGTCGGCATCATCAGCGCCTTTAACTTCCCTGTCGCGGTGTGGGCATGGAATGCCGCCCTGGCTCTCGTCTGTGGCGACACTCTGCTCTGGAAGCCATCGGAAAAAACCCTTCTCAGCGCGCTCGCGTGTCAATCCTTGCTCGAACGTGCAGCCGCCGGTCTCGCCTTCGTTCCACAAGGCCTCTCTGCGATCCTTGTCGGCGGACCGCAGCTCGGCGAGGCTCTCGTCGAGGATCGCCGCATACCGCTGGTGAGCGCCACGGGATCGACGCGCATGGGCCGCGCGGTGGCGCCGCGGATCGCGGCTCGCTTTGGCCGAGCCATACTCGAATTGGGTGGCAATAATGGCATGATTGTCGCGCCGTCAGCCGACCTCGATCTTGCCACAAGGGCCGTCCTCTTCGCCGCGGTTGGAACCGCGGGCCAGCGCTGTACGACACTTCGCCGACTGTTCGTGCATGAGAGCGTCTATGACCATCTTATCCCGCGTTTAAAACATGCTTACAGCGAGGTTGCGATCGGCAATCCGCTTGAAGCCGGAACGCTGGTTGGCCCTCTGATCGATCGGCGTGCCTTCGAGGCTATGCAGACAAGTTTGGCCGAAGCGCGGAACGAGGGCAGCGTGATCACCGGCGGTGAACGTCTGCTCGGCAACCTTTGGCCGGCGGCTTATTACGCCCGTCCGGCCCTCATCGAGATCGAGCGGCAGACGCCGCTTGTCTGCCGCGAGACTTTCGCGCCGATCCTTTACGTCATGCGCTACCGTGATCTGGATGAAGCGATCCAGCGACATAATGCCGTGCCCCAGGGGCTCGCGTCCTCCATCTTCACCAACGACCTAAGGGAGGCGGAACTCTTTACCTCAAGCATGGGCAGCGATTGCGGGATCGTGAATGTAAATGTCGGTCCTTCGGGAGCGGAGATCGGCGGCGCTTTTGGGGGCGAGAAAGAAACCGGCGGCGGCCGCGAGGCAGGCAGCGATGTCTGGAAAGCCTATATGCGGCGTGCCACCACCACCATCAATTATTCGCGCGAGTTGCCCTTAGCGCAGGGCATTCGTTTTGACGTGCCCCCGGCGTGA
- a CDS encoding alpha-amylase — protein sequence MLHAWWQTGAIYQIYPRSFQDSNGDGIGDLEGIRQRLDYLVWLGVDAIWISPIYPSPMYDFGYDIADYCEIDPIFGTLETFDLLVADAHARGLRIILDFVPNHTSVLHPWFLESRKSRSSAKRDWYIWRDAAPDGGPPNNWISNFGGSAWAWDEPTGQYYYHAFLAEQPDLNWRNPNVRAAMHEVLRFWLRRGVDGFRVDVIWHLMKDPGLRDNPPNPAWTPEQPEIDRLLQIHSTDQPDVHEVIAELRRVLEEFDDRVLIGEIYLPIERLVTYYGEALQGAHLPFNFQLLQTAWTAPRLAELIRDYEAALPEGGWPNWVLGNHDRPRIAARVGEEQARIAAMLLLTLRGTPTLYYGDELGIGHVEIPPDQICDPWAKREPGLSVGRDPVRTPMQWDAADFAGFSTHRPWLPLTPDHRTRNVATMSAAQTTILSLVRNLLHYRREHASLSRGHWRFLDCGNDVLAYERDDGADRTIIVLNFSAAPRGWTVPPHLPEIRIAISTCCDRKDEPVGSVLSLRANEGLIVELGR from the coding sequence ATGTTGCATGCCTGGTGGCAGACCGGCGCCATCTATCAAATCTACCCGCGCTCCTTTCAGGATTCGAATGGCGATGGTATCGGCGATCTGGAAGGCATCCGCCAACGCCTCGATTATCTCGTCTGGCTCGGTGTCGATGCGATCTGGATTTCGCCTATCTATCCTTCGCCAATGTACGACTTCGGCTATGATATCGCCGACTATTGCGAAATCGATCCGATCTTCGGAACCCTCGAAACCTTCGATCTCCTCGTTGCGGATGCCCATGCGCGGGGGCTGAGAATCATCCTCGACTTCGTGCCGAACCATACATCGGTGCTGCACCCTTGGTTTCTGGAGAGCCGGAAATCCCGCTCGTCCGCGAAACGGGATTGGTATATTTGGCGCGATGCCGCGCCGGACGGTGGGCCGCCGAACAATTGGATCAGCAATTTTGGCGGCAGCGCCTGGGCGTGGGACGAGCCAACGGGGCAATATTACTATCACGCCTTTCTTGCCGAGCAGCCTGATCTCAACTGGCGAAACCCAAATGTCCGCGCGGCGATGCACGAGGTGCTTCGGTTCTGGCTTCGCCGCGGCGTCGACGGATTTCGGGTTGACGTGATTTGGCACCTCATGAAAGACCCGGGCCTGCGGGATAACCCGCCCAATCCGGCGTGGACACCGGAACAGCCCGAGATCGATCGGCTGCTGCAAATTCATTCGACCGACCAGCCCGACGTTCATGAGGTGATCGCTGAATTGCGCCGGGTTCTCGAGGAATTCGACGACCGGGTGCTGATCGGCGAAATCTATCTGCCGATCGAACGGCTCGTGACCTATTATGGTGAAGCCCTCCAGGGCGCACATCTTCCCTTCAACTTCCAGCTTCTGCAAACCGCCTGGACCGCGCCCCGCCTCGCCGAACTTATCCGGGATTATGAGGCGGCTCTCCCCGAGGGCGGTTGGCCGAACTGGGTTCTCGGCAATCATGATCGCCCGCGCATCGCCGCGAGGGTCGGGGAGGAGCAGGCGCGGATCGCAGCCATGCTGCTCTTGACCCTGCGCGGGACCCCAACGCTCTACTACGGGGACGAACTTGGCATAGGTCACGTCGAGATACCGCCGGATCAAATTTGCGACCCTTGGGCGAAGCGCGAGCCCGGCCTCAGCGTAGGACGCGATCCGGTACGCACCCCGATGCAATGGGACGCCGCGGATTTTGCGGGTTTCTCGACGCACAGACCCTGGCTGCCGCTGACGCCCGACCATCGGACCCGCAATGTCGCGACGATGAGCGCGGCGCAAACGACAATCCTTTCCCTCGTGCGCAATCTTTTGCATTATCGGCGGGAACACGCATCGCTTTCGAGAGGCCATTGGCGTTTTCTCGACTGCGGCAATGATGTGCTCGCCTATGAGCGGGATGACGGCGCGGATCGAACCATCATTGTCCTTAATTTTAGCGCGGCGCCGCGTGGCTGGACGGTTCCGCCCCACTTGCCGGAAATCCGGATCGCAATCTCGACATGCTGCGACCGCAAGGACGAACCCGTCGGATCGGTCCTAAGCCTTCGCGCGAATGAAGGCCTGATCGTCGAGTTGGGTCGCTAG
- the mgtA gene encoding magnesium-translocating P-type ATPase, with product MNLPAPDDRPTSEMSLRHPDARDTDIALSKEILTVSRAEKEAVFALLRTSPEGLDPTEVKARLALAGPNLIAREGRPSLANELWGRAKNPLNALLLSLAATSYFLGDIRAAVVISVIVLLAVVTAFIQEHRSNDAAAKLRAMVKTTASVKRRGGPANSDSNGFIEIPIEQLVPGDVVRVSAGDMIPSDLRLVSAKDLFINQAALTGEAMPSEKSVRAFDGDVTDPFSLPNLCFMGGSVVSGFGTGVIVHTGARTYFGQLADSIAGQRELTSFDKGINRFTWLMIRFMLVMVPAVFLINGLTKGDWLEALLFAVAVAVGLTPEMLPMIVTVNLAKGAIAMSRKRVIVKRLHAIQNFGAMDILCTDKTGTLTQDRVILKRHLDIRGNDSERVLEYAYLNSHYQSGLKNLLDVAVLEHVELGKNLHLRHRYENIDEIPFDFVRRRLSVILSREDGTHVLICKGAVEEVFSACRHYELGDELGTLDASHLTAAQAETRALNEDGFRVVAVAYKEITDNLKQGYSVADESDLTLLGYIAFLDPPKESAGAAIAALNRSGVAVKILTGDNEVITRKICHEVKLKVDRIVLGPEIERIDDEALAELVESASVFAKVSPAQKARILAALHSRGHVVGFLGDGINDSPALKAADVGVSVDTAVDIAKESADIILLEKSLMVLQEGVIEGRKIFGNITKYIKMGASSNFGNMFSVLGASTFLPFLPMLPIQVLTNNLLYDLSQTAIPTDNVDEEYLSVPRRWDIGNIFKFMICIGPISSIFDYATFFTMLYVFDAWNNSSLFQTGWFVESLLTQTLIIHIIRTAKIPFLQSRASTTLIATSVVISAIGIALPYTLAGDALKFTPLPPLYWIILAGFLLTYATLTQLVKSWFVRRWGM from the coding sequence ATGAATCTCCCCGCTCCCGATGATCGGCCGACCTCAGAGATGTCCCTTCGCCACCCCGACGCGCGCGACACCGACATCGCTCTGTCGAAAGAGATTCTGACGGTCAGCCGCGCGGAGAAGGAGGCGGTCTTTGCGCTGCTGCGTACATCGCCAGAGGGCCTGGATCCCACCGAAGTTAAAGCGAGGCTGGCATTGGCCGGCCCAAACCTCATCGCCCGCGAAGGGCGCCCTAGCCTTGCAAACGAATTATGGGGGCGGGCAAAGAACCCCCTGAACGCATTGCTCCTCAGTCTTGCCGCGACGTCTTATTTCCTCGGCGACATCCGAGCGGCCGTGGTCATTTCGGTCATTGTACTTCTCGCCGTTGTTACGGCCTTCATCCAGGAGCATCGCTCCAATGACGCCGCCGCCAAGCTCCGCGCCATGGTGAAAACGACGGCCAGCGTCAAGCGACGCGGCGGCCCGGCCAACAGCGACTCCAATGGCTTCATCGAAATTCCGATCGAACAGCTCGTGCCCGGCGATGTCGTGCGCGTTTCGGCCGGCGATATGATTCCCTCCGATCTCCGCCTCGTCAGCGCCAAGGATCTCTTTATCAATCAGGCGGCACTTACCGGCGAGGCGATGCCTTCCGAGAAGTCGGTGCGCGCGTTCGATGGTGACGTCACCGATCCGTTTAGCCTTCCAAACCTTTGCTTCATGGGCGGCAGCGTGGTCAGCGGATTCGGCACCGGCGTCATCGTCCATACGGGCGCAAGAACCTATTTTGGGCAGCTTGCCGACTCGATCGCGGGACAGCGCGAACTTACAAGTTTTGACAAGGGTATCAATCGCTTCACCTGGCTGATGATCCGGTTCATGTTGGTGATGGTTCCGGCCGTCTTCCTGATCAATGGTCTCACCAAGGGCGATTGGCTCGAGGCGCTGTTGTTTGCAGTCGCCGTCGCGGTCGGGTTGACGCCCGAAATGCTGCCGATGATCGTCACCGTGAACCTCGCCAAGGGCGCGATCGCCATGTCGCGGAAGCGGGTGATTGTGAAGCGCCTCCATGCGATCCAAAATTTCGGGGCGATGGATATATTATGCACCGACAAGACCGGCACGCTCACGCAGGATCGCGTCATCCTCAAGCGACATCTCGACATTCGGGGCAATGACAGCGAAAGGGTGCTCGAGTATGCCTATTTGAACAGCCATTATCAGTCTGGTCTAAAGAACCTCCTTGATGTGGCCGTCCTTGAGCATGTGGAGCTCGGCAAAAATCTGCACTTGCGGCATCGCTACGAGAATATCGACGAAATTCCGTTTGATTTCGTCCGGCGGCGCCTTTCCGTCATCCTCTCGCGCGAGGACGGCACGCATGTCCTCATCTGCAAGGGCGCGGTAGAGGAAGTCTTCTCGGCATGCCGGCATTATGAACTCGGCGATGAACTAGGAACTTTGGACGCCAGTCATCTCACCGCGGCCCAGGCGGAGACTCGCGCCCTCAACGAGGATGGGTTCCGCGTCGTCGCCGTTGCCTATAAGGAAATTACCGACAATCTCAAACAGGGCTATTCGGTTGCGGACGAAAGCGACCTAACCCTGCTCGGCTACATCGCCTTTCTCGACCCGCCGAAGGAAAGTGCCGGAGCGGCAATCGCCGCGCTCAACAGATCCGGCGTCGCCGTCAAGATTCTCACGGGCGACAATGAGGTCATCACCCGCAAGATTTGCCACGAAGTTAAGCTCAAAGTGGACCGCATCGTTCTCGGTCCTGAAATCGAACGCATCGACGACGAAGCTTTGGCCGAACTTGTGGAATCTGCCTCCGTCTTCGCCAAGGTCTCCCCAGCGCAGAAAGCCCGTATTCTCGCTGCGCTTCATTCGAGAGGCCATGTCGTCGGTTTTTTGGGGGATGGGATCAACGACAGTCCGGCGTTGAAGGCCGCCGACGTCGGCGTGTCCGTCGACACGGCCGTCGACATCGCCAAGGAATCGGCAGATATCATCTTGCTCGAGAAAAGTCTGATGGTGCTTCAGGAAGGCGTCATCGAAGGCCGCAAGATCTTCGGCAATATTACGAAATACATCAAGATGGGCGCGAGCTCGAACTTCGGCAACATGTTCAGCGTGCTTGGCGCAAGCACATTTTTGCCGTTTCTGCCGATGTTGCCTATTCAGGTTCTGACCAATAATCTGCTCTATGATTTATCGCAAACAGCCATCCCGACCGACAATGTGGATGAGGAATATCTCTCCGTTCCCCGCCGATGGGACATCGGCAATATTTTTAAATTCATGATATGTATCGGCCCGATCAGCTCGATCTTCGATTACGCGACTTTTTTCACGATGCTTTACGTATTCGACGCCTGGAATAATTCTTCGTTGTTCCAGACGGGCTGGTTCGTCGAGTCCTTGCTTACGCAAACGCTCATCATTCACATCATCCGGACCGCCAAAATCCCCTTCCTGCAAAGCCGCGCGAGTACCACCCTTATCGCAACATCCGTGGTGATCAGCGCGATCGGAATCGCGCTGCCCTATACGTTGGCGGGAGACGCCCTGAAGTTTACGCCATTGCCCCCGCTCTATTGGATCATCCTTGCCGGATTTCTGCTGACCTACGCGACCCTCACACAATTGGTCAAAAGCTGGTTCGTCCGCCGCTGGGGCATGTAA
- a CDS encoding DUF1488 domain-containing protein, translating into MTLRFPNISRNYDSTRHCICFWGHDSAKEVSFQLDEGAIHHISRFADRDEASMLHVFDVNRARIEAAASAAYLKQRKSFYRLSAADL; encoded by the coding sequence ATGACGCTTCGTTTTCCGAACATCAGCAGAAACTATGATTCGACTCGACACTGCATCTGCTTCTGGGGCCACGATTCCGCAAAAGAGGTCTCGTTCCAATTGGACGAGGGTGCCATACACCACATCAGCCGCTTTGCGGATCGGGATGAAGCCTCAATGCTGCATGTGTTCGATGTCAATCGAGCTCGTATCGAGGCAGCCGCCAGCGCCGCTTATCTCAAGCAGCGAAAGAGCTTTTATCGGCTGTCGGCAGCGGATCTGTAA
- a CDS encoding glycine--tRNA ligase subunit beta, whose product MPDLLLEIFCEEIPARMQAQAAEDLRRLVTEALAERGLSYEGAASFVTPRRLALHVSDLPTKQPDTREERKGPRLGAPEAAIQGFLKNAGLASLTEAKIASDSKKGEFYVAVIEQKGRNTIEVLSEILPAVLRSFPWPKSMRWGAASARADALRWVRPLHAILATFGPETEDTEVVPFALDGVSAANITFGHRFMAPGKIKVRRFDDYVQALERAKVVLDPARRRDMILYDARDLALAHGLELVEDESLLQEVAGLVEWPVVLIGEFDAAFLDIPPEVIRTTIRANQKCFVLRDPHSGKLSHKFVLVANIEGSDGGTAIAAGNGRVVQARLSDAKFFWETDLKVKLEDRLAKLDQMIFHEKLGSEGGRSKRLVLLARDIAAYTGADVGLVERAAALAKADLTSEMVGEFPELQGVMGRYYALAQGEHASVAEAIEDHYKPQGPSDRVPSNPVAITVALADKLDLLVGFFAIDEKPTGSKDPYALRRSALGIIALVLENELRLPLRSLLAAAHTHAGFLSERKASLGPDELFDQLLSFFGDRLKVYLREHGARHDLIDAVFALPGQDDLLLIVRRVEALGRFLDTEEGKNLLAGYRRAANILRAEEKKSTAQESASFAENYSPALLMEPEEKALAAGLETAAKTARVSVESEDFETAMRALSELRAPVDAFFDRVTVNAADPELRKNRLRLLNGLRRAVHEVADFSKIGG is encoded by the coding sequence ATGCCAGACCTTCTTCTTGAAATTTTCTGCGAAGAGATACCCGCGCGCATGCAGGCGCAGGCGGCCGAGGATCTCCGCCGCCTCGTAACCGAGGCCTTGGCAGAGCGCGGGCTTTCGTATGAAGGCGCCGCGAGTTTTGTGACACCGCGGCGTCTTGCCTTGCACGTCTCGGATTTGCCCACCAAGCAGCCCGACACGCGGGAGGAAAGGAAAGGACCGCGGCTCGGCGCCCCCGAAGCCGCGATCCAGGGCTTTCTGAAAAACGCGGGCCTCGCTTCGCTGACGGAAGCCAAAATCGCGAGCGATTCGAAAAAGGGCGAGTTCTATGTCGCCGTGATCGAGCAAAAAGGCAGAAACACAATTGAGGTTTTGAGCGAAATCTTGCCCGCCGTCCTCAGAAGTTTTCCCTGGCCCAAGTCGATGCGATGGGGGGCGGCTTCGGCTCGCGCGGATGCTTTACGCTGGGTGCGCCCGCTACACGCCATTCTCGCCACTTTCGGTCCCGAGACGGAAGATACGGAAGTGGTTCCCTTCGCTCTCGATGGCGTGAGCGCTGCCAATATAACTTTCGGCCATAGATTTATGGCGCCCGGGAAAATCAAGGTGCGCCGCTTCGACGATTATGTTCAAGCGCTCGAAAGAGCCAAGGTCGTGCTTGATCCGGCCCGGCGGCGAGACATGATTCTTTACGATGCCCGCGACCTCGCCCTCGCGCATGGCCTCGAACTTGTTGAAGATGAATCGCTGTTGCAGGAAGTGGCCGGGCTGGTCGAATGGCCGGTGGTGCTGATCGGTGAATTTGACGCGGCCTTTCTCGATATCCCGCCCGAGGTCATCCGGACCACAATTCGCGCCAACCAGAAATGTTTTGTGTTGCGGGACCCGCACAGCGGGAAGCTCAGTCATAAGTTTGTGCTCGTCGCCAATATCGAAGGCAGCGATGGCGGAACGGCGATTGCCGCCGGGAACGGGCGGGTTGTGCAGGCTCGGCTCTCCGATGCCAAGTTTTTTTGGGAAACCGACCTCAAGGTCAAACTCGAAGACCGGTTGGCCAAGCTCGATCAGATGATCTTCCACGAGAAGCTTGGCAGTGAAGGCGGCCGAAGCAAGAGATTGGTTTTGCTGGCCCGCGATATTGCGGCCTACACCGGCGCCGACGTTGGCCTCGTCGAGCGCGCAGCAGCTCTTGCCAAGGCCGATTTGACGTCTGAAATGGTCGGCGAATTCCCTGAATTGCAGGGCGTGATGGGACGCTATTACGCGCTCGCCCAGGGGGAACACGCCAGTGTCGCCGAGGCCATCGAGGATCACTACAAGCCGCAAGGCCCGAGCGATCGCGTCCCTTCCAATCCGGTTGCGATCACCGTTGCCTTGGCCGACAAGCTCGATCTGCTGGTCGGTTTTTTTGCGATCGATGAAAAGCCCACCGGCAGCAAGGATCCTTATGCTTTGCGCCGCTCGGCGCTTGGTATCATCGCGCTGGTGCTCGAAAACGAGCTGCGTTTGCCGCTGCGTTCTCTCCTCGCGGCGGCACACACACACGCGGGCTTTTTGAGCGAACGGAAAGCATCGCTCGGCCCAGATGAGCTATTCGATCAACTCCTGAGTTTTTTTGGCGATCGTCTCAAAGTTTATTTGCGCGAGCACGGGGCGCGGCACGATCTGATCGACGCGGTATTTGCTCTTCCGGGCCAAGACGATCTTCTTTTGATCGTTCGGCGCGTCGAAGCGCTGGGACGTTTCCTCGACACTGAGGAGGGGAAGAACCTGCTCGCCGGCTACCGGCGTGCTGCGAATATCCTCCGTGCCGAAGAGAAAAAATCGACGGCGCAAGAAAGCGCTTCCTTCGCTGAAAATTATTCTCCGGCTCTGCTTATGGAGCCTGAGGAGAAAGCGCTGGCCGCGGGCTTGGAGACGGCAGCCAAGACGGCAAGAGTGAGCGTCGAGTCCGAAGATTTCGAGACCGCAATGCGGGCTCTCTCCGAGCTTCGGGCCCCGGTCGATGCTTTTTTTGACCGCGTGACCGTAAATGCGGCCGATCCCGAATTACGCAAAAACCGTCTTCGCCTTTTGAATGGACTGCGCCGGGCCGTGCATGAGGTGGCCGATTTTTCGAAGATCGGCGGCTGA
- a CDS encoding glycine--tRNA ligase subunit alpha, with the protein MNNADLAAKDKGTRSLDPARSFQDLILTLQNFWSVEGCLILQPYDMEMGAGTFHPATALRSLGPRPWKAAYVQPSRRPKDGRYGENPNRLQHFYQFQVILKPSPPDLQALYLASLAAIGIDLKVHDVRFVEDDWESPTLGAWGLGWECWCDGMEVSQFTYFQQVAGIECAPVSGELTYGLERLAMYVQGVDNVYDLNFNGGEGAEKVSYGEVFTQAEQEYSRYNFEAADVDVLFRHFRDAEASCRALLDRGDEGGRHGMVLPAYDQCIKASHLFNLLDARGVISVTERQSYILRVRDLAKACGVAWLKTEGGGA; encoded by the coding sequence ATGAATAACGCGGACCTTGCAGCCAAGGACAAAGGGACTCGATCGCTCGATCCCGCTCGCTCGTTTCAGGATCTTATTCTCACCTTGCAGAATTTCTGGAGTGTGGAAGGCTGCCTCATCCTGCAGCCCTACGACATGGAAATGGGAGCAGGGACGTTTCACCCGGCCACGGCGCTCCGCTCGCTCGGCCCTCGCCCGTGGAAGGCGGCCTATGTGCAGCCCTCGCGTCGGCCCAAGGATGGGCGCTATGGCGAGAACCCGAATCGCCTGCAACACTTTTATCAGTTCCAAGTGATCCTGAAACCGTCGCCGCCCGATCTTCAGGCGCTCTATCTGGCATCGCTCGCAGCCATTGGCATCGACCTCAAGGTCCACGATGTCCGTTTCGTCGAGGATGATTGGGAAAGTCCCACGCTCGGAGCCTGGGGCCTGGGCTGGGAATGCTGGTGTGATGGGATGGAAGTGTCCCAATTTACCTATTTCCAGCAGGTTGCTGGAATTGAGTGCGCGCCGGTGTCTGGTGAATTGACCTACGGACTCGAACGGCTCGCAATGTATGTGCAAGGCGTCGACAACGTCTATGACCTGAATTTCAATGGCGGCGAGGGGGCCGAGAAAGTCAGCTATGGCGAGGTCTTCACCCAGGCGGAGCAGGAATACTCACGCTATAATTTCGAGGCTGCTGATGTCGATGTGTTGTTCCGGCATTTCAGGGATGCCGAAGCTTCCTGCCGGGCGCTGCTCGATCGAGGGGACGAAGGCGGCCGCCATGGGATGGTTCTGCCGGCCTACGATCAGTGCATCAAGGCCTCGCATCTCTTCAACCTGCTCGATGCGCGCGGAGTCATCTCGGTGACCGAGCGGCAAAGCTATATTTTACGGGTGCGCGACCTTGCTAAAGCCTGCGGTGTGGCCTGGCTCAAGACAGAAGGCGGTGGCGCCTAG
- a CDS encoding methyltransferase: MPGIVTDAFLGGRLLLDQPAKGHRSGTDAVLLAAAAPADFSGLALDVGAGVGAAGLALAVLRPGARIGLVENDSFIAGLARGNLTKNGLAERGFVIEADVLSPPSRRGAGLCDESAALVLTNPPFLDPGRARLSPEPQKRRAHAMAEQGPAALAAWIAASLALVEPGGVFLLIHRPDALPDIFTALAGRIGGMTVLPVYARRGGRAIRILVRGKKGSRAPLAIAAPLILHEGEAFSPAADAIHRGAAMIEW, translated from the coding sequence ATGCCCGGGATTGTCACAGATGCGTTTCTGGGCGGCCGACTTCTCCTTGATCAGCCCGCCAAAGGCCACCGCAGCGGGACAGACGCCGTGCTTCTGGCCGCCGCCGCACCCGCCGATTTTTCCGGTCTTGCCCTCGACGTGGGCGCCGGAGTGGGCGCGGCAGGGCTGGCCCTCGCGGTCTTGCGGCCCGGCGCGCGCATTGGCCTTGTGGAGAATGATTCCTTCATCGCGGGCCTGGCCCGCGGCAATCTCACCAAAAATGGCTTGGCGGAGCGCGGCTTTGTCATCGAGGCGGATGTCTTGTCGCCGCCGAGCCGTCGCGGCGCCGGATTATGCGATGAAAGTGCCGCCCTTGTTCTGACCAACCCGCCTTTTCTCGATCCGGGGCGGGCGCGGCTTTCACCCGAACCTCAAAAGCGGCGCGCCCATGCGATGGCGGAGCAGGGTCCGGCGGCACTCGCAGCCTGGATTGCGGCCTCGTTGGCATTGGTCGAGCCTGGCGGAGTATTTCTTCTGATCCATCGTCCCGATGCCCTGCCTGACATCTTCACCGCCCTCGCCGGACGGATCGGCGGCATGACCGTCCTGCCGGTCTATGCGAGGCGAGGCGGCAGGGCGATTCGTATTCTTGTGCGGGGGAAAAAAGGGAGCCGCGCGCCGCTTGCGATTGCGGCCCCTCTCATTCTTCACGAGGGAGAGGCGTTTTCGCCCGCTGCCGACGCGATCCATCGCGGCGCTGCGATGATCGAATGGTGA
- a CDS encoding DUF2007 domain-containing protein, translating to MIELLRTNDLVLISLVEAILAENNIAVVLADQHMSAVEGSLSFLPRRILVADEAAGRARRALTEAGLAGELRDG from the coding sequence GTGATCGAACTGCTTCGCACCAACGATCTTGTGCTGATTTCGCTGGTTGAGGCAATCCTGGCGGAAAACAATATTGCCGTCGTTCTAGCCGATCAACATATGAGCGCTGTCGAAGGCTCCTTATCGTTTTTGCCGCGCCGCATCCTGGTCGCCGACGAGGCCGCCGGACGCGCGCGAAGGGCCTTGACGGAGGCCGGCCTCGCCGGGGAACTGCGCGATGGTTGA